The following DNA comes from Sorex araneus isolate mSorAra2 chromosome 5, mSorAra2.pri, whole genome shotgun sequence.
TAATAAACCAAATGTGTCACCGACACcattctaagttttattttcccGTGCACCGATTCCTCAGCAGCAGTCCTGTGTGCTGCTGCTCTCTGTGCCACATAGCGGGGAAGCTAAGCAGAGACTGAGTGGTGTGCCTGTGACCTGGCGAGCATGGGTCAGATGAGACTGTCAGGCCCCAGGTGTGAGGGCTCCTGCTCCTGTACTTCCTCCCAGTTCCCATGTGCACAGAGCACTCAGTGCCCTGGACTAGGGACctgtgtgatttttcttttattctctgtaCCATGTTGGGGTGGTTGGTTTGGGGGGCTTCCACCTGACTGCTCAAGGTTTTCtcttgactctgtattcagggtctctcctggcaggaatCTGGGACCATAGCAGtttcaggtatcaaacccaggtcaggggcagcaagatagtacagcgggcatttgcacaaaaaaaccaaagtcagtcacatgcaaagcaaacaccttccctgctctcCTATTTCTCCAATCTCCCAGCCTTGCTTTCTGTTGTGGTAATACATTACTAATGAGACATTTAAAACTACTTAATGCCTAGATCcttaatattaaaacaaaaaaaaaattaaataacttatttaggGAGACTTTGCAGGGAACactagaaattataaaattaggtgagggatagtacagggtgtaatgcacttgccttgcatgtggctagtcCAGTTCAAAtgcccaacaccccatatggtgccccaagtaccgccaagaattactcctgaacagagagcccctgaacagcaccaggtgtcggggatggaggaatagcacagcgggtagggcgtttgccttgcactcgaacaacccaggttcgaatcctagcatcccatacggtcccctgagcaccgccaggggtgattcctgagtgcagagccaggagtaacccctgagcaccgccaggggtgacccaaaaagcaaaaaaagaacagcaccaggtgtgaccccaataccAAAACATAGTCGAGATCAGGTGGGAGTgaagctccagccccaggggtgagCCGTGCACACTGCCTGTGGGAGggcagcacagagcccagaggagccCCAGACACCTCACTGCGGGCATGGTCTTCcccaaggagagaaaggaaaattcaAACAGAACTGCTAGAATACAGAAGTTGTTTCATAACTTCCTGGCGTCCCTGCTTTAGCTTTCCATTTCTTCACAGGGTATATGCGCACGCCATGATTATTGAACTCGAGCTCTGGCGGTGTGGCTCAGCAGGCGAGCACATGCATGCAgagtctgagtttgatccttcgCACCACAAAAGGGAATAAATTAAAATCTCAAATTAAGATGTGACAAAACTAAGGCCAGTGAACATTCTGAAAATGACCTGAGGAGGCCGGCTGGATGAGGAGTCACCGCTACAGAGCTTCTTGGTCACTGATCGTTTGTGCGCAGAAGGCCTTTACCATAGTGCCTCCTTGGTCACCAATCAGTTATGCACAGAAGGCCTTTCCCATCATGTAATTGGgatttttttatctttgtcaGATGTGGTCCTATGGTGTTGGATGCTTTAATCAAAATTAAGAACGAAATTGATTCTACCTTGACTTTCCGAAGATCATGCAGAGAAGGTAAGTCTTTCCTTCCCCCTTGATTCGTTGATTCCCACAGGAGCCCCAGCGCGGCCCTGACTGCCAAGACACAGAATAGGTACAGCCCTCTGGCCCTGGACCTTGCTGAACAGGGAGCTTCCTGTTCTTCGGTACATGAGTTACCACCAAACCACAATTCAGATTGGTTTCAGAGTTTGCTTCCTTCCAGGAACTTTTCTTTCGTGTGGTTTCTCATGCACTGCCACACCCTTCAGGCTCTTAATTCACATGCGCTACTAGTCACATTTCCAACTGCTGAGCTTGTTCTTAAAGGGGGTGGAAATGGAGTTTGTCAACTACGGCTGATGCATATGCATGTTTAATTCTTGTCCACCCTGGGGGTGCATATGCCCCACCCCAGCTGCCAGCCTCTAGTgctcagcacagcaggtaggaatgTACTAAATTGATAGAGCATTTCCctcgggactggagagagaaaatacagctggtaaagcacttgccctgcacatggccaaaactggttcaaatccctagcaccccgtatTGTCCCCCAGGTCCCAgcaaggttggccatgtgcaaggcaaaccctttaACCccgtactgtggctccagcccaggcACCTTTCAAGTGTTTAATATTTACATGCGGCTGACTCTGCCTGCGTTTCAGCACCGCATGCCTTCCCAGTATCGTCACTGCTGTGCCCGGGTCATTCTCAGTACTACATCCTCGTGTCCTGACATTGAACCACTGGAGAATTGCCGGGAGTTGTCCCCAAGGAACAGTACTTGGGAGTCCTAATCCTAAATCCTGATTCTAAGACATCTGTTTGAGATTGAGCTACTCTTAGAGAACTAGAgttaatgtgttttttaaaaaatggaaagatacTCTAATTGTTTGACTAAATCCTGATGTTCAAAACACATTCGGCACTAATCCCATTCGTTCCCATCTGAGTCTTGGCAACACAGGAAATATGAATACTTTTCAATTACCTTTTTACATAAGATTCTTTCAGAGTCAAGCATATAAGGTGTGACCCATGTGGACTGAAAAAtgactcacttttttttccttttttcagggGCAAGGGGGCTTTTAAAGAGATGATTTATTAGATTGATGTTTTGTGTGCAGGGTTTGGGGGatctacacctggtagtgctcaggagactgtagtcctggggatcaaaccatgccTCCTAAGTGTAAAacatacactccagccctttgagccgttTCGCTGGCCCTGTATATATTCTCTAACAAACACATACCGTGGAGCACATGCGTTGTGGAAACAACAGAATAATAAACTCTTTGGATAATCTGTAACTGAGCCTAAACTTGAGATAACAAAGGTAATGTTGATTTGCTCTGACTTACTATATGTGTTCGAGTTTTCATCAAATAACAGTGACTTTTGATACAGGCTCATTTATCTCCCAGAATATTGTGCGACTAGCTGGGGGTgcggctcagaggtagagcacttcccttgcaagtgtgagacccTAGGTTCTGTCAtcacacacacccaaaaataaACACTGCCGCATGGAACTGGGCCTGGGCCGGCGGTGCCGGACTCCTTCCACCCTTGCTGCCATCCTAGTGCCTGTCCTTTTGTTACTTCCACCCTCAAGGTTGTCTCATGGCCACAAAATggtgttttgtttcgttttgcaGTACCAAGGATTAAACTCTAAGCTTTATACACCTAACTCACACTTTACATCACATCCTTGGCCCCACAAAATGGTTCTTAGGAttacagcctttttttttttttcttttttttgggtcatacctggctcatgcactcaggaattacccctggcggtgctcagaggaccatatgggatgctgggaatcgaacccgggttggctgcatgcaaggcaaatgccctacccactgtgctattgctccagcccccagattacAGCCTTTAAGGGCCAGCGACATAGTACATAGTACAGGTGCCAAGGTGTTGTTTGTTTCTCTCCCAGGTATCTGCGGCTCCTGTGCAATGAACATCAACGGAGGCAACACGCTGGCTTGCACCCGAAGGATTGACACCAACCTCAACAAAGTCTCCAAAATCTACCCTCTCCCACATATGTATGTGATTAAGGACCTTGTTCCTGTGAGTTGCTGCatctcttcccaccaccacccctctttttttttttttaacttgaaatatTGTTTGCATGGGGGAGACGAGTGTATGTGTTGCGTTTTGGTTCTGTGGAGCAGACTTGTTTGTTTCATTAAGGAATTTGAGTGGTGGAAGATAAGCACCGCAAGATGGTCATCCGTCAGCTCATCTGCTGAGAGGTGTCTGAGGATCACAGGACACATTTTAGAATTGGGACAGTCCCAGAAACGAAAAATTTGGCCACAGATATAAAATTCCTGTGGAAAAATTCCAGTTGGGAAATCAGCAGTTGCAAGCCTTCACCTCTGTCTCTGTACTGGACACTGTGCTctggggaaagggagaaaggactgtGGGCTCGGGACATTTCCCACACGCGTGAAGGGCAGATTGCTCAACCCCAGCTAACAGCGTGAGCATTTCTCCTTGCGTAATCTTCCTAGTGTCCGTGCCAGAGGAAGAGTGACTTCTGTCTGTCAAAGGGCAGGATGGGGCcccagccatagcacagcggatagggcgtttgccttgtaggcagccaacctgcgttcaatcctcagtatctcatatggtcccctcaagcctgccagaagtaagccctggcactgccagttACGACCCAaaaatggggcgggggggggcggggtgacaGGAAAAGTAGGCCTTGTCTAAGGAATGGGGTAACTGAAAGCTGAGGGATAAAGATGAAATATGACCcgtttttctcctcttcctcttaaaTTTCAGGATTTGAACAACTTCTATGCTCAGTACAAATCCATCGAACCATATTTGAAGAAGAAGGATGAATCCCAGGAAGGCAAAAAGCAGTATCTGCAGTCCATAGAAGATCGTGAGAAACTGGTCATTAGTCCCTGTTTGTTGCCTTGATTTGAAGAATGTCTTTGCAGGGATATTTGCCAGGCAGTGTGcctggggcgggtgggaggggttgggggggaaggcGGACAGCTCTGGGAGGCAACAATGAGATAACTTGGACCATTCAGTGTGTCCTGAAAGGCAAGCCCTGATGGGGATCCTCTCAGGCCTCGAGGTGTGAGTCCAGAATGGAccaggctgccctgccctgccctgcccactgctaCCATGTTGCCAGCTGTTAGTCCTtcccctccaaaaacaaacaaacaaaaaaacccacagtcaTGTGTCATTTAATGACAGCAAAACGTCCTGGGACATGCCTGCACGTGATTGTGGCATGACCAGTCAGATAGTGTGCACACACAAACCTAGCTGTCACCAGCTGCTCCTCACCGCACTGCCTTAGCGTGTGAGTGCACCTCTGCCTGCCAGCTCCCCGTCGTACCCACGGAGTGGGATCGTTCACAGCACACCCGGGCCAGAGCCCCGAGGGTCTTGCCTGCCGcacctctgctgtgtgggcgctcACAGGCCCCTGTCCCCTCGGACTTGCTGATTCTGTCTCTAGGCCCTTTTGTACCACTAGTCTCCTTTTGTACCACTCTCCCTGCTGACACGTCTCTGATCTGCGTCCTCTCTCCCAGCACCCTGCTCCATTAGTGTCcttgagggagaggaagagatggaAAGGGTGTCAAATGGGGATGGGTTCCCGCAACGTCCGTGCGCGGGGCCAAGGACATGTGTCCGAGAGTCCCCACTTCACGGGCTCCTCCACACAGCACCGAGAGACTCTTCTACCCGCCAGGCCACTGGCACTCACGGGCAGGGGCTCTCTCTGACACACTGCATCCCACTATCCTGCTGTCTATTAGTTTGCCAGTCGATATTGGTGAAAAGGAAGAATTGTGCCTTCagaatattaaacatttttccaTAAAAGACAGCCCTAGGACTGTGGATGTGATTCAGCAGTGGAGtccatgcatgctttgcatgtgcgaGGCTCTGAGTGAGAATGCCTGTCTTGGAGGTGATGAGGGTCACTTTGGTAATGTTGTAAGAGCTGGCAGCCCGCTCCTCTTTCAAGAGTCTCATTTCTAGGACAGAGCTCTGCACCCTTTCAGACTCCCAGGGTTGGGCTGCAGAGAGAGTATTTGTTGAGACATTTGCGTTGTGTACACACAAATGTCTCAACAAATGTTTGGTACTGCATAcagtcagtcccctgagcaccaccaggagtgctacatatagtcagtcccctgagcaggacTGGTCTAGCCTAACACCACCCCCTCCAATGAAACATAAACTCATAAAAGGAgacctggagagacagcacagcaggtaaagcaggcgcttgccttgcacactgctgatccatgttcgatccccagcaccatacatacAGTCCcgtgagtccaccaggaatgatccctgagcacagctgggtgtggcacaaaacacaGAAACGTCAAACTCCCAGGGTGTCTGCCACATCAGGATTCAAGCTGGACTGGCTGCTCTGGTCCAGCTGGCCAGCTCAcactccgggggcggggggggggggggctagcaGATGTCTCCTTGATGTGGTTTCAATCATCAGAGGGGtccccagaatttattttttaggtaATCAAGATTTACTTAAGTACACAGCTTTTACATAGCCTTTGTACTTCCTTAGATAAATATCCTGaacatgacctttttttttttttttcaattttaaaaagtcataatgggggctagagggatagtataaAGGTTTAGGCCCTTAATAATTGGAGATGATTGGGGGGAGCACAGAGCTGTCCGAGGGGAGGAAGCACACCTAATGTGCTTGGGGGCCTTGCAGTGTCACGCTCAGACCCAGGCCTCCCCCGTGCAGTCCTGCACTCTGGCTCTTTGCGCCGCTCCTGGCCCATAGCTATTTTTTGAATGATCTCTAACTCCGCCCCTTTCTCCCCGTGCAGGACGGGCTTTACGAGTGCATTCTGTGCGCCTGCTGCAGCACCAGCTGCCCCAGCTACTGGTGGAATGGGGACAAATACCTGGGGCCTGCGGTTCTCatgcaggtaaggtgcttccctagTTGCTTTAGAAGAAATTCAAGTCCAGTCCAAGTCCAGTGGTAATAGACTTCATCGGCTTTCAGCTAGCTGGGCTCAGGTGACTGAGTAGATACACTggttgaaagagagagagtacagcagggagagtgcttgccttgcacatggctgactcaggtttaatccctggcaccccatgtggtccctgagaccaccaggaataacccctgagcaccacctggtgtgacccaaaaacaaaacagttacaaaacaatttaaataagggttgagggccagagagctagagaGATTGAGGCGCTTATCTTGCActgggccaaccccagttcattACCCAGCGCTGCATATGGTTCTgaccctcgagcaccaccaggagtgactcctgagcatagctgggtgtggctcagaaccaAAAAATAGTATAGagaacctgtcactgtcatcccgttgctcatcgatttgttcaagtgggcaccagtaacgtctctcattgagagacttactgtttttagggctggagcaatagcacagcggttgggcattcgcctttaaAGCGGCCgacccttggggccggagcgatagcacagcggataaggcgtttgccttgcactcggcctacctgggtttgatccccggcatcccatatggtcccccaagcaccgccaggagtaattcctgagtgcaaagccaggagtaacccctgagcatcgctgggtgtgacccaaaaagaaaaaaaaaatgttaaagcggccaacccgagtttgattcctccgcccctctcagagagcccggcaagctaccgagagtatcgagccctctcggcagagcctggcaagctacccgtgcgtattggatagcCAAAAACAGAGAACCTATCAGTGGAAATTCTTTTCTATCGCCAAGACAGATGAAGAGACTCATAACACAGTCCCTACCTTCTCTGGCCTGTAATCTGGGTGGGAGGCTAATAAGCACTAATAAACATGAAATAATTAGATGCCAGGTGGCATGTAATTAAACACCAGGGGAGCAGGAACATGTGGATTATAGGTCTGTGGGGATCCTCCATCAAAAGGAGTCATAGCATCACTGAGGACCTTTACTGAAAGGAGGCAGGAAGGGCTGGAGCTGTCCACAgcgtgtaaggtgcttgccttgcacacggctgacccaggcttgagtgccagcatcccatacggtcctccaagctccgtcaggagtaactcctgagctcagagccacgagttgtccctgagcaccgccagatgtgtcttaaaaaacaacaaaaagatggcAGGAAGCAGAGCGGGACAAGTCCTCTCAGTGAGAGGCGTCAGCCTCTGCGCCCGGGAGCTTCGGGCTGAGCCGAGTGCCGCCCTGCTCAGCTCTCCGGGCCTTGGTTTTCCAGGCCTATCGCTGGATGATCGACTCCAGAGATGACTTCACTGAGGAGCGCCTGGCCAAACTGCAGGACCCATTCTCGCTGTACCGCTGCCACACCATCATGAACTGCACAAAGACGTGTCCGAAGGTACGAGGGGCTGCCCTTCGCCCTGCCGTCCTCCCGGGTGAACACTCTTCCAGGGGCAGACTAGACTCACCAGCTCCCCGCAGGAGTCTCTGAACAGGATCCTGCGTTTGGTCTGCCTGAGGGAGCCTCCGGAGGGACCTAGTCTCTCTCCTTGCCTCTCCTCGgtgctgctctgctctgctctctggctCACCTCACTCTCGCTGTCCCCTGCTTGCCTGCTTCCTCCCAACCTCTAGCCATTCCCATCCGATTCCTCGGCCCCCTTTCCTCCAAGAGAACCTCACTGCCCAGCTCGGCTTTCCACGGCGGCACACGCAGGGCGGCTCAGCCTCAGGTCAGCAGGCAGGGAGCACACAGGCCACAGAGCTGCACACGCGCGCCCTGTCCGCAGAGACGGGCCGGGCAGTTTCCCATGGAGGGCAGTGAGGAGGCTGGCACCACTTCCCAAGGTCACTCGGGTCAGGGCCAGAAGTGGCCTTCTGCATCCCAGTCGTTTCTGTCACATACCTCAGATGCCGACGGTGACGTGTGAGAGACTGAGCTCTTTGGCTGCAGACAGAAGAGACGCTCTTTCCCGGGTGTCAGAGGGGCGGGGCCCTTGTGGGAGAGAGCCGAGCATTGCAGCAGGGGCGCAGCTGGAGTGCTCAGGgtcccctgcagtgctgggatggaaGCAGGCCTCCCACCTGCATCAGGCAGCctttgtctctccagccctgggctaAGGTCTCAAATGTCTGAAGACAGACTGGAGAAACTCGGATCCCCCGGGTTAGAGAGGACTAGATTTGCACGCCCCCTTCCTTGACTATGCTGTGGAAAAGTTGCGCTCTAAAAGGTACTGATTCTCTTAAAGGGGCTGAATCCGGGAAAAGCAATCGCTGAAATCAAGAAAATGATGGCAACCTATAAGGAGAAGAAAGCGTCTGCTTGACTGTCCCCACGGTTCAACGTGACCTGGTCGGCTCAGAGCTGGACATAATTTATATCTAATTTGGTTCCTTCAGAATTATTGATTTTCATGAATACTGcatgtataataaaaaaaaaatgtaaggaaagAATAAATGATACTTTACTAACAAAAAAGAGGCCTGTC
Coding sequences within:
- the SDHB gene encoding succinate dehydrogenase [ubiquinone] iron-sulfur subunit, mitochondrial; the encoded protein is MAAVAAVSLRRRFAGAAVGGACLQACRGTQTAAAAAPRIKKFAIYRWDPDKTGDKPRMQTYEVDLNKCGPMVLDALIKIKNEIDSTLTFRRSCREGICGSCAMNINGGNTLACTRRIDTNLNKVSKIYPLPHMYVIKDLVPDLNNFYAQYKSIEPYLKKKDESQEGKKQYLQSIEDREKLDGLYECILCACCSTSCPSYWWNGDKYLGPAVLMQAYRWMIDSRDDFTEERLAKLQDPFSLYRCHTIMNCTKTCPKGLNPGKAIAEIKKMMATYKEKKASA